The Agromyces mariniharenae genome includes a window with the following:
- a CDS encoding carbohydrate ABC transporter permease gives MAVTAPAFETIGAPAPVNRRRRYTEDQVSIWRVLLRMFAGAIVLVVFILPYTIMFFGSVKTKAQIRSVDPTYLPTEWHWENYINMWSTPETPLPQNLVSTIVISVFATLLVLAVALPAAYYTARFRFPGRFVFLFLVIVTQMLQPAVLTSGLFRQFVTLGLIDTWAAMIFINAAFNLSFAVWIMHSFFAGVPKEIDEAAQIDGAGRLTVLFRIQLPLVWPGIVTAIVFTFVACWNEFAASLVILSTAGNQPLSVALTKFVGQYETSWHYVFGVSIVAIIPVVILFMIIEKRLVGGLTAGSVK, from the coding sequence GTGGCCGTCACCGCACCCGCGTTCGAGACGATCGGCGCGCCCGCGCCGGTCAACCGGCGACGCCGTTACACCGAGGACCAGGTCTCGATCTGGCGCGTGCTGCTGCGCATGTTCGCCGGCGCGATCGTGCTCGTCGTGTTCATCCTCCCGTACACGATCATGTTCTTCGGCTCCGTGAAGACGAAGGCGCAGATCCGCTCGGTCGACCCCACGTACCTCCCCACGGAGTGGCACTGGGAGAACTACATCAACATGTGGTCGACCCCCGAGACGCCGCTGCCGCAGAACCTCGTCTCGACGATCGTCATCTCGGTGTTCGCGACGCTCCTCGTGCTCGCCGTCGCGCTGCCCGCGGCGTACTACACGGCGCGGTTCCGGTTCCCAGGGCGCTTCGTGTTCCTCTTCCTCGTGATCGTCACCCAGATGCTGCAGCCCGCCGTGCTCACCTCGGGCCTGTTCCGCCAGTTCGTGACCCTCGGCCTCATCGACACCTGGGCGGCGATGATCTTCATCAACGCGGCGTTCAACCTGTCGTTCGCGGTGTGGATCATGCACTCGTTCTTCGCGGGCGTGCCGAAGGAGATCGACGAGGCCGCGCAGATCGACGGGGCCGGGCGGCTCACCGTGCTGTTCCGCATCCAGCTGCCGCTCGTGTGGCCGGGCATCGTCACCGCGATCGTGTTCACGTTCGTCGCGTGCTGGAACGAGTTCGCCGCCTCGCTCGTCATCCTCTCGACGGCGGGCAACCAGCCGCTCTCGGTCGCCCTCACGAAGTTCGTGGGCCAGTACGAGACCTCGTGGCACTACGTGTTCGGCGTCTCGATCGTGGCGATCATCCCCGTCGTGATCCTCTTCATGATCATCGAGAAGCGCCTCGTCGGCGGCCTCACCGCCGGCAGCGTGAAGTAG
- a CDS encoding DUF559 domain-containing protein → MEDRTESPSASCTTSECLRSRRGLRWMRPVLNSPAMHAAVTGSRRCTALRIDERNASTMELERWAGARSGVVHQHDAIRAGFTRYAVRRGLERGQLRRIRGPWLATADASPSLVRAARIGGRLACVSATRHHGLWTLDDATIHVAVPPHSSRHQADGAVLHWSEGPMATHPYELVEPVVNALMHVADCRPFDEAVAVWESALNSRRVSAGMLARLPMRSAAARLVRSTSTTLSDSGIESIPVVRLARIGIVARQQVVLDGHPVDLLIGERLVVQIDGFESHRRAVQRERDLAQDRRLRLLGFTVFRYGYRQVLTEWDTVESEIRLAVAQGLHVAG, encoded by the coding sequence TTGGAGGACAGGACCGAATCGCCGAGCGCATCCTGCACGACGAGCGAATGCCTGCGCTCCAGGCGGGGCCTCCGATGGATGCGTCCAGTCCTCAACAGCCCGGCGATGCACGCGGCCGTCACTGGCTCACGTCGGTGCACAGCTCTTCGCATCGACGAGCGCAACGCTTCGACCATGGAACTCGAGCGTTGGGCCGGAGCACGATCCGGCGTCGTCCACCAGCACGACGCGATTCGCGCCGGGTTCACTCGCTACGCGGTGCGACGAGGACTCGAACGAGGCCAGCTGCGTCGCATCCGCGGCCCATGGCTGGCGACCGCCGACGCGTCGCCCTCGCTGGTGCGTGCCGCCCGGATCGGTGGTCGGCTCGCCTGCGTGAGCGCGACACGACACCACGGCCTGTGGACGCTCGACGATGCGACGATCCACGTCGCCGTCCCGCCGCATTCGTCGAGGCATCAGGCCGATGGCGCCGTGCTGCATTGGAGCGAGGGTCCGATGGCGACGCATCCGTACGAGTTGGTCGAACCTGTCGTCAACGCCCTGATGCACGTCGCCGATTGCCGTCCGTTCGATGAGGCGGTGGCCGTGTGGGAGTCGGCGCTGAACTCGCGGCGGGTCTCCGCCGGAATGCTCGCCCGGCTCCCGATGCGGAGCGCCGCTGCACGTCTCGTGCGCTCGACGAGCACGACGCTCTCCGATTCGGGGATCGAGTCGATTCCCGTGGTCAGACTGGCGAGGATCGGAATCGTCGCCCGTCAGCAGGTCGTGCTCGACGGCCATCCCGTCGATCTCCTCATCGGGGAGCGACTGGTCGTGCAGATCGATGGTTTCGAGTCCCATCGTCGAGCGGTGCAGCGCGAACGCGATCTCGCCCAGGATCGTCGTCTCCGGCTCCTGGGATTCACGGTGTTCCGCTACGGCTACCGCCAGGTCCTGACCGAGTGGGACACGGTCGAGTCCGAGATCCGCCTGGCCGTCGCCCAAGGCCTCCATGTCGCGGGGTGA
- a CDS encoding beta-N-acetylhexosaminidase, which translates to MHRRTARRGTAALAAAAVVAAVLGALTACTAPENGDAVTGIVPAPTSAEYPDAAPFRLDASSRVVASGAGAAAVAELFAEQARRATGFELPVVDGEAAASDLSFVVAAGSGPDGAEEGYTLEAGADGVRIAADTAAGLFRGTQSLRQLLPPAIERTDAAGGEPDGGWTVPAASVADAPRFAYRGAMLDVARHFFPVEDVLAYLDAMALVKLNVLHLHLTDDQGWRLQIDAWPELTGIGASTSVGGDGGGFYTKDDYRRIVDHAAERFITIVPEVDLPGHTNAALSAYPELNCDGMAPEPYEGTEVGFSSLCAAPSRAEVTDRFLADVTREVAELTPGPWLHLGGDESLSTSTEDYLDLVRRIAAAGAATGKTVIGWHEMGASRELPPGTIGQYWSFVEPEDDAAAQARSFVEQGGRVIMSPADVAYLDMEYVDDPQGPLGGRLGLDWAKGPTSLDEAFKWDPAAVVPGIGDDELLGVEAPLWTETIRAHSELEFMAFPRILAIAEVAWSPRPAGGDGVRGDADIPEFFGRVAAVGQHLDALDVAYHPVRGVPWAE; encoded by the coding sequence ATGCACCGACGCACCGCCCGCCGGGGCACCGCCGCACTCGCCGCCGCCGCGGTCGTCGCGGCCGTGCTCGGCGCCCTGACCGCCTGCACCGCACCAGAGAACGGAGACGCCGTGACCGGCATCGTCCCCGCCCCCACATCCGCCGAGTACCCCGACGCGGCGCCGTTCCGGCTCGACGCCTCGTCGCGCGTCGTCGCGTCGGGTGCGGGCGCCGCCGCGGTCGCCGAGCTGTTCGCCGAGCAGGCGCGGCGAGCCACCGGGTTCGAGCTGCCCGTGGTCGACGGGGAGGCGGCGGCATCCGACCTCTCGTTCGTGGTGGCCGCCGGGTCGGGGCCCGATGGCGCCGAGGAGGGCTACACGCTCGAGGCCGGCGCCGACGGCGTGCGCATCGCGGCGGACACGGCGGCGGGGCTGTTCCGCGGCACGCAGTCGCTGCGGCAGCTGCTGCCGCCGGCGATCGAGCGCACGGATGCCGCGGGCGGCGAGCCCGACGGCGGATGGACCGTGCCCGCGGCATCCGTCGCCGACGCGCCCCGGTTCGCGTACCGCGGGGCGATGCTCGACGTCGCGCGGCACTTCTTCCCCGTCGAGGACGTGCTCGCCTACCTCGACGCGATGGCGCTCGTGAAGCTCAACGTGCTGCACCTGCACCTCACCGACGACCAGGGCTGGCGCCTGCAGATCGATGCGTGGCCCGAGCTCACCGGGATCGGCGCCTCGACGTCGGTGGGCGGCGACGGCGGCGGCTTCTACACGAAGGACGACTACCGCCGCATCGTCGACCACGCCGCCGAGCGGTTCATCACGATCGTGCCCGAGGTCGACCTGCCGGGGCACACGAACGCGGCGCTGAGCGCGTACCCCGAGCTGAACTGCGACGGCATGGCGCCCGAGCCGTACGAGGGCACCGAGGTCGGGTTCTCGTCGCTCTGCGCGGCGCCGTCGCGGGCTGAGGTCACCGATCGGTTCCTGGCGGATGTCACGCGCGAGGTCGCCGAGCTCACGCCCGGGCCGTGGCTGCACCTCGGCGGCGACGAGTCGCTCTCGACGAGCACCGAGGACTACCTCGACCTCGTGCGACGCATCGCCGCCGCCGGCGCCGCGACGGGCAAGACCGTGATCGGCTGGCACGAGATGGGCGCATCGCGGGAGCTGCCGCCCGGCACGATCGGGCAGTACTGGAGCTTCGTCGAGCCCGAGGACGATGCGGCGGCGCAGGCGCGCTCCTTCGTGGAGCAGGGCGGGCGCGTGATCATGTCGCCCGCCGACGTCGCGTACCTCGACATGGAGTACGTGGACGACCCGCAGGGACCGCTCGGCGGCCGGCTCGGGCTCGACTGGGCCAAGGGGCCGACGTCGCTCGACGAGGCCTTCAAGTGGGATCCGGCGGCGGTCGTGCCGGGCATCGGCGACGACGAGCTCCTCGGCGTCGAGGCGCCGCTCTGGACCGAGACGATCCGCGCGCACTCCGAGCTCGAGTTCATGGCGTTCCCGCGGATCCTCGCGATCGCCGAGGTCGCGTGGTCGCCGCGGCCCGCCGGCGGCGACGGTGTGCGCGGCGACGCCGACATCCCGGAGTTCTTCGGGCGCGTGGCCGCCGTCGGACAGCACCTCGACGCGCTCGACGTCGCCTACCACCCCGTGCGCGGCGTCCCCTGGGCGGAGTAG
- the glyA gene encoding serine hydroxymethyltransferase, whose amino-acid sequence MAESAISQQSVLNAPLSEVDPEIAEVLELELGRQRDYLEMIASENFVPVSVLQSQGSVLTNKYAEGYPGRRYYGGCEYVDIAESLAIERAKSLFGAEYANVQPHSGATANAAVLSAIATPGDTILGLELAHGGHLTHGMKLNFSGKLYNAVSYGVNPETFVVDMDVVRDKALEHKPQVIIAGWSAYPRHLDFAAFREIADEVGAKLWVDMAHFAGLVAAGLHPSPVPHADVVSSTVHKTIGGPRSGFIVARDMELAKKLNSNVFPGQQGGPLMHVIAAKATAFKIAASADFKDRQERTIRGAQILAERLTADDSRAAGVDVLTGGTDVHLVLADLRNSAMDGQQAEDLLHDALITVNRNAVPFDPRPPMVTSGLRIGTPALATRGFGDAEFTEVADIIALALQGGADVAALRSRVEALTAAFPLYPGLQQ is encoded by the coding sequence TTGGCCGAATCCGCCATTTCCCAGCAATCGGTGCTGAACGCCCCGCTGTCCGAGGTCGACCCCGAGATCGCCGAAGTTCTCGAGCTCGAGCTGGGCCGCCAGCGCGACTACCTCGAGATGATCGCGAGCGAGAACTTCGTCCCCGTCTCGGTGCTGCAGTCGCAGGGGTCGGTGCTCACCAACAAGTACGCCGAGGGCTACCCCGGCCGCCGCTACTACGGCGGCTGCGAGTACGTCGACATCGCCGAGTCGCTCGCGATCGAGCGGGCGAAGAGCCTGTTCGGCGCCGAGTACGCGAACGTCCAGCCGCACTCGGGCGCCACCGCCAACGCCGCCGTGCTGTCGGCCATCGCCACCCCCGGCGACACCATCCTCGGCCTCGAGCTCGCGCACGGCGGCCACCTCACGCACGGCATGAAGCTCAACTTCTCGGGCAAGCTCTACAACGCCGTGAGCTACGGCGTGAACCCCGAGACCTTCGTCGTCGACATGGACGTCGTGCGCGACAAGGCCCTCGAGCACAAGCCGCAGGTCATCATCGCCGGGTGGTCGGCCTACCCGCGCCACCTCGACTTCGCCGCGTTCCGCGAGATCGCCGACGAGGTCGGCGCCAAGCTCTGGGTCGACATGGCGCACTTCGCGGGCCTCGTGGCCGCGGGCCTGCACCCGTCGCCCGTGCCCCACGCCGACGTCGTGTCGTCGACCGTGCACAAGACGATCGGCGGCCCGCGCTCGGGCTTCATCGTCGCGCGCGACATGGAGCTCGCGAAGAAGCTCAACTCCAACGTGTTCCCCGGCCAGCAGGGTGGCCCGCTCATGCACGTCATCGCGGCCAAGGCCACGGCGTTCAAGATCGCGGCATCCGCCGACTTCAAGGACCGCCAGGAGCGCACCATCCGCGGTGCGCAGATCCTCGCCGAGCGCCTCACCGCCGACGACTCGCGCGCCGCGGGCGTCGACGTGCTCACGGGCGGCACCGACGTGCACCTCGTGCTCGCCGACCTGCGCAACTCCGCGATGGACGGCCAGCAGGCGGAGGACCTGCTGCACGACGCGCTCATCACCGTGAACCGCAACGCCGTCCCGTTCGACCCGCGCCCGCCGATGGTCACCTCCGGCCTGCGCATCGGCACGCCCGCGCTCGCCACGCGCGGCTTCGGCGACGCCGAGTTCACCGAGGTCGCCGACATCATCGCGCTCGCGCTGCAGGGCGGGGCGGATGTCGCGGCGCTGCGCTCGCGCGTCGAGGCGCTCACGGCGGCGTTCCCGCTCTACCCCGGCCTCCAGCAGTAG
- a CDS encoding bifunctional methylenetetrahydrofolate dehydrogenase/methenyltetrahydrofolate cyclohydrolase, with protein MTAITLDGVATASAVKNELKSRIALLRAHGVVPGLGTLLVGDDPASRSYVAGKHRDCAEVGIESIRIDLPTSATTADVRAAIRDLNASPSVTGYIVQLPLPAGHDENAMLELIDPDKDADGLHPTNLGRLVLGIEGELHSPLPCTPAGIVEMLRRYDVPIRGRHVTVIGRGLTVGRPLGLLFTRKGLDATVTLTHSRTADLAAEVRRADIVVAAVGVPHLVQPDWIKPGAAVLDVGITRVQDEETGKGRLTGDVDPAVAEVAGHLSPNPGGVGPMTRAMLLANVVKAAEQRLHR; from the coding sequence ATGACGGCGATCACCCTCGACGGCGTCGCCACCGCGTCCGCCGTCAAGAACGAGCTGAAGAGCCGGATCGCGCTGCTGCGCGCCCACGGGGTCGTGCCGGGACTCGGCACGCTCCTCGTGGGCGACGATCCGGCGTCGCGGTCGTACGTCGCGGGCAAGCACCGCGACTGCGCCGAGGTCGGCATCGAGTCGATCCGCATCGACCTCCCGACGTCGGCGACCACCGCCGACGTGCGAGCGGCGATCAGGGACCTCAACGCCTCGCCGTCGGTCACGGGCTACATCGTGCAGCTGCCGCTGCCCGCCGGGCACGACGAGAACGCGATGCTCGAGCTCATCGACCCCGACAAGGACGCCGACGGGCTGCACCCGACGAACCTCGGACGGCTCGTGCTCGGCATCGAGGGCGAGCTGCACTCGCCGCTGCCGTGCACGCCCGCCGGCATCGTCGAGATGCTGCGCCGCTACGACGTGCCGATCCGCGGCCGCCACGTCACGGTGATCGGCCGCGGCCTCACGGTCGGTCGTCCGCTCGGGCTGCTGTTCACGCGCAAGGGCCTCGACGCCACGGTCACGCTCACGCACTCGCGCACGGCCGACCTGGCCGCCGAGGTGCGTCGCGCCGACATCGTCGTGGCCGCCGTCGGGGTTCCGCACCTCGTGCAACCCGACTGGATCAAGCCGGGCGCCGCGGTGCTCGACGTGGGCATCACGCGCGTGCAGGACGAGGAGACCGGCAAGGGTCGCCTCACGGGCGACGTCGACCCGGCCGTCGCCGAGGTGGCGGGCCACCTGTCGCCGAACCCGGGCGGCGTGGGTCCCATGACCCGCGCGATGCTGCTCGCCAACGTCGTGAAGGCGGCCGAGCAGCGCCTGCACCGCTAG
- a CDS encoding acylneuraminate cytidylyltransferase yields MDRDQSSADRAHAVAIIPARGGSKGLPGKNVMRVGGIPLVARAVAAARAARTVGRVVVTTDDGEIARVAREAGASVVQRPAELAGDTASSESALLHALDALAGSGRDEASVTLFIQATSPFVEPEDLDAAVTAVATGEADSVFAAVPSHAFIWRDEHGRNSRGAFGVNHDAGVRLRRQDRPAEFRETGAFYAMRTSGFREARHRFFGRIAVHLVPDLHGVEIDTAADLVVAQALANLIDGRTHAIDVDAVVTDFDGVHTDDTAIVGEAGVEFVRVSRSDGHGVARLREAGIPMLILSAETHPVVSARAAKLGVEVRQGVGDKATALTEWAEARGIRLDRIAYLGNDRGDLPALELVGWPVAVADAIPEVTRLARVVLERAGGQGAVRELADAVLAARAAASPVLTTALEGA; encoded by the coding sequence ATGGACCGCGACCAGTCGAGCGCCGACCGCGCGCACGCCGTGGCGATCATCCCGGCGCGGGGCGGCTCGAAGGGCCTGCCCGGCAAGAACGTGATGCGCGTCGGCGGGATCCCGCTCGTCGCGCGGGCGGTCGCCGCAGCCCGGGCCGCACGCACCGTGGGCCGCGTCGTCGTCACGACCGACGACGGTGAGATCGCGCGCGTCGCCCGCGAGGCCGGCGCCTCCGTCGTGCAGCGCCCCGCCGAGCTCGCCGGCGACACCGCATCCTCGGAGTCGGCCCTGCTGCACGCGCTCGATGCGCTGGCGGGGAGCGGCCGGGATGAGGCATCCGTCACGCTCTTCATCCAGGCGACGTCGCCGTTCGTCGAGCCCGAGGACCTCGACGCCGCGGTCACCGCCGTCGCGACGGGCGAGGCCGACAGCGTCTTCGCGGCCGTGCCGAGCCACGCGTTCATCTGGCGCGACGAGCACGGTCGCAACTCGCGCGGCGCGTTCGGCGTGAACCACGACGCCGGCGTGCGCCTTCGGCGCCAGGACCGCCCGGCGGAGTTCCGCGAGACCGGCGCGTTCTACGCCATGCGCACGAGCGGCTTCCGTGAGGCGCGGCATCGCTTCTTCGGCCGCATCGCCGTGCACCTCGTGCCCGACCTCCACGGCGTCGAGATCGACACGGCCGCCGACCTCGTCGTCGCGCAGGCGCTCGCCAACCTCATCGACGGCCGGACGCACGCCATCGACGTCGACGCCGTCGTCACCGACTTCGACGGCGTGCACACCGACGACACGGCCATCGTGGGCGAGGCGGGCGTCGAGTTCGTACGGGTCAGCCGCAGCGACGGGCACGGCGTCGCGCGCCTGCGCGAGGCCGGCATCCCGATGCTCATCCTCTCGGCCGAGACCCACCCCGTCGTGAGCGCCCGCGCCGCCAAGCTCGGGGTCGAGGTGCGACAGGGCGTCGGCGACAAGGCGACGGCGCTCACCGAGTGGGCTGAGGCCCGGGGCATCCGCCTCGACCGCATCGCCTACCTCGGCAACGACCGCGGCGACCTGCCCGCGCTCGAGCTCGTCGGCTGGCCCGTCGCGGTCGCCGACGCGATCCCGGAGGTCACGCGGCTCGCCCGTGTCGTCCTCGAGCGCGCCGGCGGGCAGGGCGCGGTGCGCGAGCTCGCCGACGCCGTCCTCGCCGCGCGCGCCGCGGCATCCCCCGTCCTCACCACCGCCCTCGAAGGAGCCTGA
- a CDS encoding N-acetylneuraminate synthase family protein → MSAVRIGRSVVGPGMPVYVIGEIGLNHNGDVEIAKRLIDVAVESGAQAVKFQKRTPEIATPEHMRDVPRETPWGTMTYLDYRRRVEFGEAEYLEIASYALRAGVDWFASPWDVPSVEFLERLDVVAHKIASASVTDLELLEAVAATGKPVILSTGMSTLDEIDRAVEVLGTDRLVLMHATSSYPMPANEANLRMIPALQRRFPGVPVGYSGHERGLQISLAAVALGAVAVERHITLDRAMWGSDQAASLEPQGLEHLVRDIRIIGEAMGDGVKRVFPGEEAPRAKLRRVPA, encoded by the coding sequence ATGTCAGCAGTGCGCATCGGCCGTTCGGTCGTCGGACCCGGCATGCCCGTCTACGTCATCGGCGAGATCGGCCTGAACCACAACGGCGACGTGGAGATCGCCAAGCGGCTCATCGACGTGGCCGTCGAGTCGGGCGCGCAGGCGGTGAAGTTCCAGAAGCGCACGCCCGAGATCGCGACGCCCGAGCACATGCGCGACGTGCCGCGCGAGACGCCGTGGGGCACCATGACCTACCTCGACTACCGCCGTCGCGTGGAGTTCGGCGAGGCCGAGTACCTCGAGATCGCGTCGTACGCGCTGCGCGCGGGCGTCGACTGGTTCGCCTCGCCGTGGGACGTCCCGTCGGTCGAGTTCCTCGAGCGCCTCGACGTCGTGGCGCACAAGATCGCGTCGGCGTCGGTCACCGACCTCGAGCTGCTCGAGGCCGTCGCCGCGACCGGCAAGCCCGTGATCCTCTCGACCGGCATGTCGACCCTCGACGAGATCGATCGGGCCGTCGAGGTGCTCGGCACCGACCGCCTCGTGCTCATGCACGCCACGTCGAGCTACCCGATGCCCGCGAACGAGGCCAACCTGCGCATGATCCCGGCGCTCCAGCGCCGGTTCCCGGGCGTGCCCGTCGGCTACTCCGGTCACGAGCGCGGCCTGCAGATCTCGCTCGCGGCGGTCGCGCTCGGCGCGGTCGCGGTGGAGCGGCACATCACCCTCGACCGCGCGATGTGGGGGAGCGACCAGGCCGCCTCGCTCGAGCCGCAGGGCCTCGAGCACCTCGTGCGCGACATCCGCATCATCGGCGAGGCCATGGGCGACGGCGTGAAGCGCGTCTTCCCCGGCGAGGAGGCCCCGCGGGCGAAGCTGCGCCGGGTCCCCGCGTGA
- a CDS encoding gamma carbonic anhydrase family protein has product MSADPSARILTIAGIPAPVVDDDAFVAAGAVIVGNVRLEPGSSVWYNAVLRAEAEPIVLGADANLQDTVVCHVDAGFPLTIGRGVSVGHGAVLHGCTVEDECLIGMGATVLNGAVIGSGSLVAAGAVVLEGTVVPPGSLVAGVPGKVRRELSDAERDGIRRNAAAYLRHVEEHTAPVD; this is encoded by the coding sequence ATGAGCGCAGACCCGTCCGCCCGCATCCTCACCATCGCCGGGATCCCGGCCCCGGTCGTCGACGACGACGCGTTCGTGGCCGCCGGCGCCGTGATCGTCGGGAACGTGCGCCTCGAGCCGGGCTCGAGCGTCTGGTACAACGCCGTGCTGCGCGCCGAGGCGGAGCCGATCGTGCTCGGCGCGGACGCCAACCTGCAGGACACCGTCGTCTGCCACGTCGACGCGGGCTTCCCGCTCACGATCGGACGCGGCGTCTCCGTGGGCCACGGCGCGGTGCTGCACGGCTGCACGGTCGAGGACGAGTGCCTCATCGGCATGGGTGCGACGGTGCTGAACGGCGCCGTCATCGGCTCGGGTTCGCTCGTCGCCGCGGGCGCCGTGGTGCTCGAGGGGACCGTGGTGCCGCCCGGGTCACTCGTCGCGGGCGTGCCCGGCAAGGTCCGGCGTGAGCTCTCCGACGCGGAACGGGACGGGATCCGCCGCAATGCCGCCGCTTACCTGCGGCACGTCGAGGAACACACCGCGCCCGTCGACTGA